Genomic DNA from Thiosocius teredinicola:
CGGCTCGAAAGACGCTGAAGGCAAGTGTGGCGCCGGCAAGTGCGGCGGCTCGAAGAAGGATGCCGAAGGCAAGTGCGGCGCTGGTAAGTGCGGCGGCTCGAAGTAATCCGACACCAGCCGGCGTGATCGCGGTAGAACTCACTGTTCGTGCCGCGTGACCGCATCCCGACAGACCCCGGCAACGGGGTCTGTCATTCAATGCGATGGGATCCGCGATGTCCAAGCACAAAAACACCCATGCCCGATACCCGGTCACCGGCGCCGGACTGGGCTTGCGCTTTGAGCTGATCGAACAGTTCAGAACCGATCCGCCGAAACAGGTCGACTTTCTCGAAGTCGCGCCGGAGAACTGGATTCGGGTCGGCGGCTCGCGCGGCAAGGCGCTACGTGAACTGACAGAGCAATACCCGCTCGTTTGTCACGGGCTTTCGTTATCGATCGGAGGTCCGGCACCGCTTGATGACGGCTTTCTGCACGACCTCAAGCATTTTCTCGACGTGAACCAGGCGCGCGTCTACACCGAACACCTGTCGTATTGCGGCGACAGCGGCCAGCTCTACGACCTGATGCCGATTCCGTTTTCCGAAGAGGCGGTTCACTACGTTGCTGCGCGCATCCGCCATGTGCAGGACGTGCTCGAGCGACGCATCGGCATGGAAAACGTCTCGACCTACGCCGTGCCGACGGGCGAGATGACCGAACTCGATTTCTTGACCGCAGTGCTCGAAGAGGCCGACTGCGGATTGCACCTCGACATCAATAATATCTTCGTCAACAGCGTCAACCACGGTTTCGATCCGTATGCCTATCTGGCCGGCATCCCGGCCGAACGCATCATGTACGCGCATATTGCCGGGCACTACCAAGAGGCCGACAACCTGCGAGTCGACACCCACGGCGAAGACGTGCTGCCCGAGGTCTGGGACATGCTGGATACGGCGTATGAACGCTACGGCGTGTTCCCCACCCTGCTCGAGCGCGATTTCAATATCCCGCCGCTCGACGAACTTCTCGGCGAGGTCGATCAGATCGTCAGCCGCCAGCAACGTTGGCAGGAGTCCGCTGATGTCGACGTCGCCTGAGTCGCCGATGCACACCTTTCAACGCCAACAGATGGCGTTCACTGCGCACATCCGCGACCCCGAGAACAACCCGCTGCCCGACGGCGTTACGTCGCGCCGCATGGGCGTCTATACCGAGTTGTTTTTCAACAACTTCAACGACCAGCTCTCGGGAAACTTCCCGGTTCTGCGGCGAATCACCGCCGACGAGCGCTGGCATGCCATGGTGCGCGATTTCATGATCCGGCATCGCGCAGCAACCCCGCTGTTCACCGAAGTTGGCCTGGAATTTATCGAGTACCTGCAGCAGGAACGCGAGCCTCAACCCGGCGACTGGCCGTTCATGGTCGAACTGGCGCACTACGAGTACGTCGAGCTGGCGGTGGCGATCAGCACCGCCGACGAAGAAGCGGTCGAATACGATCCGAACGGTGACCTCCTGCACGGGCGCCCCCTGGTCGGCCCGACGGCATGGAATCTCAGTTACCAATGGCCGGTGCACCAGATCGGCCCGGAATACCTGCCGGAAGAACTCCCGGCCGAACCGACCCACCTGGTCGTCTACCGTGACCGTCTCGACGAGATGCACTTTCTCGAGATCAACGCGGTGACGCAGCGCCTGCTGCAGCTATTGAAAGAAAACCCGGAGCATACCGGTCTCGATGTACTGAAGACGATTGCTGACGAGCTTGGCCACCCGCAACCGGATGCCGTGATTGCGGGAGGACTTGAACTCCTCAACGATCTTCACCGCCGCAACGTGATCCTGGGTACCCGCGTCTAGCGCGACTCGATCACCGTTCTTGTAAGAGCACATCGTTGCGGCCGAAGTAACAACACCAATTCGGGGACCGCAATGATCGGACTTTTCAACCGCCTGCAAGACATACTCGACAGCCTGCGTGCACTGGATTTTCTCGGCCCGCTGGCGATGCGGCTGTATCTGGTTCCTGTGTTCTGGATGGCCGGCACCAAGAAACTCGACGACATGGACAGCATCATCGCCTGGTTCGGCAATCCGGACTGGGGCCTGGGCCTGCCGATGCCGGAATTCATGGCATGGGCCGCCACCTTGACCGAGGTCGGCGGGGCGATTCTGCTGTTGATCGGTTTGGCGACCCGCT
This window encodes:
- a CDS encoding HvfB family MNIO-type RiPP peptide maturase, with amino-acid sequence MSKHKNTHARYPVTGAGLGLRFELIEQFRTDPPKQVDFLEVAPENWIRVGGSRGKALRELTEQYPLVCHGLSLSIGGPAPLDDGFLHDLKHFLDVNQARVYTEHLSYCGDSGQLYDLMPIPFSEEAVHYVAARIRHVQDVLERRIGMENVSTYAVPTGEMTELDFLTAVLEEADCGLHLDINNIFVNSVNHGFDPYAYLAGIPAERIMYAHIAGHYQEADNLRVDTHGEDVLPEVWDMLDTAYERYGVFPTLLERDFNIPPLDELLGEVDQIVSRQQRWQESADVDVA
- a CDS encoding HvfC family RiPP maturation protein, with protein sequence MSTSPESPMHTFQRQQMAFTAHIRDPENNPLPDGVTSRRMGVYTELFFNNFNDQLSGNFPVLRRITADERWHAMVRDFMIRHRAATPLFTEVGLEFIEYLQQEREPQPGDWPFMVELAHYEYVELAVAISTADEEAVEYDPNGDLLHGRPLVGPTAWNLSYQWPVHQIGPEYLPEELPAEPTHLVVYRDRLDEMHFLEINAVTQRLLQLLKENPEHTGLDVLKTIADELGHPQPDAVIAGGLELLNDLHRRNVILGTRV